In Nicotiana tabacum cultivar K326 chromosome 2, ASM71507v2, whole genome shotgun sequence, the following proteins share a genomic window:
- the LOC107768529 gene encoding uncharacterized protein LOC107768529, translating into MASMLPKKLTPKSLLKFLKSSKNLNTTLSLFDIASQHPNYTHDAIIYHHILRKLSLSSDPRCIPHMNRIVDMIQTQKCLCSEDVALAVIKGYAKNLMVDKAMEVFQNMKKIFGCEPGIRSYNTLLNAFVVSNQLSRAELFYKYFGTMRVSPNLETYNVLIKIACKRRQFDKAKELLDWMWDSNLKPDVYSYGTLINGLVKSRCLDNALKAFDEMFERGLHPDIICYNILIDGFLKNGDYDSGMKIWGRLVSGSNVYPNVVSYNVMINGVCRCGKFNEGLELWDRMKKNEQRMDLFTCSTLIHGLCELGNVDGAERIFKEMIETGLSPDVVVYGALLNGYCKVGEIKKGFELWELMGKEDCRAVTSYNILMRGLFENRMVDEAISIWKLMNENGIVADSSSYGILIHGLCKNGYLNKALKVLQAENEGERDMDSYAYSSIIKALCKEGRLDEATAMFDLMAKQGCKLSSHVCNALINGFIKASKIVDALRYFGEMSSMNCSPTVVSYNMLIDGLCKAERFGDAYKLVEDMLQKGWTPDMITYSLLMDGLCQSKKLDLALKLLSQVINKGFKPDVTMVNIIIHGLCSAGNLENALQLFLNMSQWECLPNLVTYNTLMEGFYKARDCKNASAVWALILRGRLRPDIISYNITLKGLCSCHRMSDAILFLNDAVSRKIRPTAITWNILVRAVICG; encoded by the coding sequence ATGGCATCTATGTTACCCAAAAAGCTTACCCCAAAATCCCTCTTAAAATTCCTCAAATCTTCAAAAAACCTCAACACAACACTCTCCTTATTCGACATAGCTTCACAACATCCAAATTACACTCACGACGCCATTATCTATCACCATATTCTCCGCAAACTTTCCCTTTCTTCCGATCCAAGATGCATCCCTCACATGAACCGTATCGTCGATATGATTCAAACCCAGAAATGCTTATGCTCTGAGGATGTAGCATTAGCTGTTATTAAAGGGTATGCTAAGAATTTAATGGTTGATAAAGCTATGGAAGTTTTTCAGAACATGAAGAAAATTTTTGGCTGTGAACCTGGGATTAGGTCTTATAATACATTGCTTAATGCTTTTGTTGTTTCTAATCAGCTGAGTAGAGCTGAGTTGTTTTATAAGTACTTTGGAACGATGAGAGTTTCGCCGAATTTGGAAACATACAATGTTTTGATTAAAATTGCTTGTAAAAGGAGGCAATTTGATAAGGCGAAAGAGTTGTTGGATTGGATGTGGGACAGTAATTTGAAGCCCGATGTTTATAGTTATGGAACTTTGATCAATGGGCTGGTGAAGAGTAGATGTTTGGATAATGCCTTGAAGGCGTTTGATGAAATGTTTGAAAGAGGGTTGCATCCGGATAttatatgttataacattttAATTGATGGGTTTTTGAAAAATGGTGATTATGATAGTGGTATGAAGATTTGGGGGAGGTTGGTGAGTGGGTCGAATGTTTACCCGAACGTGGTTAGCTATAATGTGATGATTAATGGTGTATGTAGGTGTGGTAAGTTTAATGAGGGATTGGAACTTTGGGATAGGatgaagaaaaatgagcaaagaATGGATTTGTTCACATGTAGTACGTTGATTCATGGTTTGTGTGAATTGGGCAATGTCGATGGGGCTGAGAGGATTTTTAaggaaatgattgagactggactATCGCCCGATGTTGTGGTATATGGTGCCTTGCTTAATGGTTATTGTAAGGTTGGGGAGATTAAAAAGGGTTTTGAGTTGTGGGAGCTGATGGGGAAGGAAGATTGTCGTGCCGTCACTAGTTATAACATATTGATGAGAGGTTTGTTTGAGAATCGAATGGTGGATGAAGCGATTTCTATTTGGAAGCTTATGAATGAGAATGGTATTGTTGCCGATTCATCATCTTACGGAATTCTAATTCATGGGTTGTGTAAGAATGGGTATCTGAACAAGGCTTTGAAGGTCTTGCAGGCCGAAAATGAAGGAGAAAGAGACATGGATTCATATGCATACTCATCTATCATTAAGGCGTTGTGCAAAGAAGGAAGATTGGATGAAGCAACTGCTATGTTTGATTTGATGGCTAAACAGGGATGTAAATTAAGTTCTCATGTTTGCAATGCGCTAATCAATGGATTTATCAAAGCATCTAAAATTGTGGATGCACTCAGATATTTTGGTGAAATGAGCAGTATGAATTGTTCGCCAACGGTAGTCTCCTATAACATGCTGATAGATGGGTTATGCAAAGCTGAAAGATTTGGTGACGCCTATAAGCTTGTAGAGGACATGCTGCAGAAAGGGTGGACGCCAGACATGATAACATATAGCTTGTTGATGGATGGCCTTTGCCAGAGCAAAAAGTTAGACCTGGCCTTGAAGTTATTGAGTCAAGTTATTAACAAGGGATTCAAGCCCGATGTGACCATGGTTAACATTATAATTCACGGCCTTTGCTCTGCCGGTAACCTTGAGAACGCGTTGCAGCTCTTTTTGAACATGAGCCAATGGGAATGTCTCCCGAATCTTGTCACATACAACACCCTTATGGAGGGATTTTATAAAGCTAGAGACTGCAAAAATGCTTCAGCGGTTTGGGCTCTTATTTTAAGAGGCAGGCTTCGGCCAGATATTATTTCTTATAATATTACTCTTAAGGGGCTTTGTTCTTGCCATAGAATGTCAGATGCCATTTTATTCTTGAATGATGCCGTTAGTAGGAAAATCCGTCCAACTGCAATTACATGGAATATACTTGTCAGAGCAGTTATTTGTGGCTGA
- the LOC107768530 gene encoding uncharacterized protein LOC107768530, which produces MIHLKAIHSSLTPKQHAFFNRNGHFQRRKHPILCLCKPNDSDSDAPPPPPQGDSRQQELLARIAQLQTQKVRLTDYLDERSAYLSQFAEDANAEIDQIGENALKELDEAGSRIMENIESRMQAFEESIELNKQEIEENEKKLVDFEGQMEEERNEGLFFKNLGQKQSVDKAKAKEETEKIKQLSRENAESKTRRNIYLALIGLVVVGITNALISSPSDWTKSAVLGAILVGLLSQVIYEQSVLSETETKQKQTSEEEKK; this is translated from the exons ATGATTCATCTAAAAGCAATTCACTCCTCTTTGACACCAAAGCAACATGCCTTTTTTAACAGAAATGGCCACTTCCAAAGGAGAAAACACCCCATTCTCTGCCTCTGCAAACCGAATGATTCAGATTCAGACGCTCCTCCACCTCCGCCTCAAGGAGACAGCCGTCAGCAGGAACTGCTTGCGAGGATTGCCCAGCTTCAAACTCAGAAAGTTCGTCTTACCGACTACTTAGACGAAAGATCTGCTTATTTGTCCCAGTTTGCTGAAGATGCCAATGCCGAGATTGACCAGATTGGTGAAAATGCCCTCAAAGAGCTCGATGAAGCTGGTTCAAGG ATAATGGAAAATATAGAGAGCCGGATGCAAGCTTTtgaagaatcaatagagttaaaCAAACAGGAGATCGAGGAGAACGAGAAGAAGTTGGTGGACTTTGAAGGCCAAATGGAGGAAGAGAGAAATGAAGGGCTTTTCTTCAAGAACTTAGGGCAAAAACAATCAGTGGATAAAGCAAAAGCTAAGGAGGAAACGGAGAAGATTAAGCAACTCAGTAGAGAAAATGCTGAGTCAAAGACTAGAAGGAATATCTACCTTGCACTTATCGGTCTTGTAGTAGTTGGGATTACAAATGCATTAATCTCTTCACCTTCTGACTGGACAAAGAGTGCAGTTCTTGGAGCGATCTTGGTGGGTTTGCTTTCTCAAGTCATCTACGAGCAGAGTGTGTTATCAGAAACAGAAACAAAGCAAAAGCAGACATCTGAAGAAGAGAAAAAGTGA